The following are from one region of the Microbacterium sp. BK668 genome:
- a CDS encoding helix-hairpin-helix domain-containing protein — MTTGDDTGRDRRRLGVGAAIVVVLVTLAITVGVGILRGAGAPVQEVPVDSPVATDAAAEASVFVHVSGAVAAPGLYVLADHARVVDAIAAAGGFTDGADEAAVNLARPLSDGEQLVVPVVGAEPAPGEVGTGSVPAGDGRVNLNTADAGELDTLPRIGPAMAERIIQWRKANGGFTSVEDLLAVPGIGDRMLEALRDLVTV, encoded by the coding sequence GTGACGACGGGCGACGACACGGGCCGCGACCGTCGGCGCCTCGGCGTCGGCGCCGCCATCGTCGTCGTACTCGTGACGCTGGCGATCACGGTGGGCGTCGGTATCCTGAGGGGTGCCGGTGCCCCCGTCCAGGAGGTTCCGGTCGACAGCCCGGTGGCGACGGATGCCGCCGCCGAGGCATCCGTCTTCGTCCATGTCTCGGGAGCGGTCGCTGCTCCCGGTCTCTACGTGCTGGCCGACCATGCGCGCGTCGTCGATGCGATCGCCGCCGCGGGCGGCTTCACCGACGGAGCGGATGAGGCGGCCGTCAATCTCGCGCGTCCGCTGAGCGACGGCGAGCAGCTGGTCGTACCGGTCGTCGGCGCCGAGCCGGCGCCGGGCGAGGTCGGCACGGGTTCGGTGCCGGCCGGCGACGGACGCGTGAACCTCAACACAGCGGACGCGGGCGAGCTCGACACGCTGCCCCGCATCGGTCCTGCCATGGCGGAGCGGATCATCCAGTGGCGGAAGGCGAACGGCGGATTCACGAGCGTCGAGGACCTGCTCGCCGTGCCGGGGATCGGGGACAGGATGCTCGAGGCGCTGAGGGACCTGGTGACGGTGTGA
- a CDS encoding ComEC/Rec2 family competence protein — protein MTVSPAARRRLRRLRLLAVAGWAWSVAIVATLAPAMAGFLALAGWAITAGTVALIPRRHGTALVALVLALAAGSAVASHVALAEPARDDLRSVVGGGRAIEVTATVVGKVEQRASRELAFDAVVTIVRAGRADVPGHDLPIGIRVHPEEVEGLAELDVGAIVVAAGSTRATDAGERAVVDLLAGRGVAVVQPPVGLLAAAGALRHGLTAAAEGLPEPGGGLLPGLAVGDTTLVEPSLDEAMTSSSLSHLTAVSGANCALVVGTAFAAAALAGASRGVRIAASMAALGGFVVLVTPEPSVSRAAVMAAVAMLAVALGRPAVGISVLSLAVTVLLIGDPWLATSLGFALSAVATASLLLLARPLASGLERWMPRSLALGLSVPIAAQLACGPLLVLIDPTVPLYGVVANLLAAPAAPAATVVGLAACLALSIPVLQSGLAAIAWVPSAWIAATAHTFADVPGGALPWLEGWPGALALAGLGAVGAVLTLRRVPPALRTVSALLAAAVVGVLTGSSALGTVAGPLTLPANWTILACDVGQGDAVLIRSAGEVALIDTGPEPEALSGCLDRAGVGRLDLLVLTHFDLDHAGGSAAVIGRVAHVRHGPPTSAADEALLRDFDSAGASVAPAVAGEHGGLGAAQWRIRWPPAGSRAFPGGNDASVVVDIAGGGVPHALFLGDLSASPQRGLAASGTLRPPYEVVKVAHHGSADQAPELYERIDPAVALVTVGSDNGYGHPRRETLDLLADLGAVLARTDDQGMLALWHESSGAVAVWRERGDVSTAD, from the coding sequence GTGACAGTCTCGCCCGCGGCCCGGCGGAGGCTCAGGCGGCTGCGTCTTCTCGCCGTCGCCGGGTGGGCGTGGAGCGTCGCGATCGTCGCCACGCTGGCACCTGCCATGGCCGGATTCCTCGCGCTGGCCGGCTGGGCGATCACGGCCGGCACCGTCGCACTCATCCCGCGCCGGCACGGGACGGCGCTCGTCGCGCTCGTGCTGGCGCTTGCCGCGGGATCGGCCGTCGCCTCGCATGTCGCGCTGGCCGAGCCCGCGCGCGACGACCTGCGCTCGGTCGTGGGCGGCGGGCGCGCCATCGAGGTGACCGCGACCGTCGTGGGCAAGGTCGAGCAGCGAGCGTCGCGGGAGCTGGCCTTCGACGCCGTCGTGACGATCGTCCGGGCGGGGCGCGCGGATGTCCCCGGACATGACCTCCCGATCGGCATCCGCGTGCATCCGGAAGAGGTCGAGGGCCTCGCGGAGCTCGACGTGGGTGCGATCGTCGTCGCGGCGGGAAGCACACGAGCGACGGATGCCGGCGAGCGGGCCGTCGTGGATCTCCTCGCCGGCCGCGGCGTCGCGGTCGTCCAGCCTCCCGTCGGCCTCCTCGCGGCAGCCGGCGCGCTGCGCCACGGCCTGACCGCCGCCGCGGAGGGGCTGCCGGAACCGGGCGGAGGCCTCCTCCCCGGTCTCGCCGTCGGCGACACGACCCTCGTCGAGCCGTCTCTCGACGAGGCGATGACATCGTCCTCGCTCTCCCACCTCACCGCGGTGTCCGGCGCGAACTGCGCCCTCGTGGTGGGCACCGCGTTCGCCGCAGCCGCCTTGGCGGGAGCGTCGCGCGGCGTCCGCATCGCCGCGTCGATGGCGGCTCTCGGCGGCTTCGTCGTGCTCGTCACACCTGAGCCGAGCGTGTCGCGGGCGGCGGTCATGGCCGCCGTCGCCATGCTCGCCGTCGCCCTCGGACGCCCCGCCGTGGGGATCTCGGTGCTCTCGCTCGCGGTCACGGTGCTGCTCATCGGCGACCCGTGGCTGGCGACCTCGCTGGGATTCGCGCTGTCCGCCGTCGCGACCGCATCGCTTCTCCTGCTCGCACGACCGCTCGCGTCCGGACTGGAGAGGTGGATGCCGCGCTCGCTCGCCCTGGGGCTGTCGGTGCCGATCGCGGCCCAGCTGGCGTGCGGGCCGCTGCTGGTGCTCATCGACCCGACCGTCCCGCTGTACGGCGTGGTGGCCAATCTGCTCGCGGCTCCCGCCGCTCCCGCCGCGACGGTCGTGGGGCTCGCCGCCTGCCTCGCTCTGTCGATCCCGGTCCTCCAATCGGGGCTCGCAGCGATCGCCTGGGTGCCGTCGGCCTGGATCGCCGCAACCGCGCACACGTTCGCCGACGTGCCCGGCGGAGCCTTGCCGTGGCTCGAGGGTTGGCCCGGCGCACTCGCCCTCGCGGGACTCGGCGCGGTGGGCGCCGTTCTCACGCTGCGACGCGTGCCACCGGCGCTGCGCACCGTCTCCGCACTCCTCGCGGCGGCCGTCGTGGGCGTGCTCACCGGCAGCTCTGCGCTCGGCACGGTGGCCGGGCCGCTGACCCTTCCCGCGAACTGGACGATCCTCGCGTGCGACGTGGGGCAGGGGGATGCGGTGCTCATCCGCTCGGCGGGGGAGGTCGCGCTCATCGACACGGGACCGGAGCCGGAGGCCCTGAGCGGATGCCTCGACCGCGCCGGGGTCGGACGGTTGGACCTGCTCGTCCTGACGCACTTCGACCTCGATCACGCGGGCGGCTCGGCCGCCGTGATCGGCCGCGTCGCCCACGTCCGTCACGGACCTCCCACGTCGGCGGCCGACGAGGCCCTGCTGCGGGACTTCGACAGCGCCGGCGCGAGCGTCGCCCCGGCCGTCGCGGGAGAGCACGGCGGTCTCGGTGCCGCGCAGTGGCGGATCCGCTGGCCGCCCGCCGGAAGCAGGGCCTTCCCGGGCGGAAACGACGCGAGCGTGGTGGTCGACATCGCGGGAGGTGGTGTGCCGCACGCGCTGTTCCTCGGCGACCTGTCCGCGTCCCCTCAGCGCGGGCTTGCGGCATCCGGAACCCTTCGACCTCCGTACGAGGTCGTGAAGGTGGCTCATCACGGCAGCGCCGATCAGGCGCCGGAGCTGTACGAGCGCATCGATCCCGCCGTCGCGCTCGTGACGGTGGGGTCGGACAACGGCTACGGCCATCCGAGACGCGAGACGCTCGACCTGCTCGCCGATCTGGGCGCTGTCCTGGCCCGCACCGATGACCAGGGAATGCTGGCGCTGTGGCACGAGAGCAGCGGAGCGGTGGCCGTGTGGCGGGAGCGGGGCGACGTCAGCACCGCTGATTAG
- the holA gene encoding DNA polymerase III subunit delta, translated as MATSSRRAAPAKVRSAIPQLPWRNPQPAPIVLVSGPEEVCAERAISTLRDYLRAEDPSLEVSDVRADDYASGTLLSVTSPSLFGEPRLVRVSGVEKCSDSFLAEAISYLAAPQEGATVVLRHTGATVRGKKLLDAIRAGTGGGVEIACPAVKRDSDRFDFAAGEFQAAKKRIAPIALRTLVSAFADDLTELAAACQQLVADVPGDITEQVVERYYGGRVETSAFTVADTAIAGRYGDALIALRHALASGADPVPLVAAIAMKLRTMARVAGSRESSVAVASRLGLKDWQVDRARRDLVGWSEYSLGMAIQAAARADAEVKGASRDPVFSLERLVTVIATRAPYGS; from the coding sequence ATGGCGACGAGTTCGAGACGGGCCGCTCCGGCGAAGGTCCGCAGCGCCATCCCTCAGCTGCCGTGGCGGAATCCGCAGCCGGCGCCGATCGTCCTGGTCTCAGGCCCCGAAGAGGTCTGCGCCGAGCGAGCGATCTCGACGCTGCGGGACTACCTCCGGGCGGAGGATCCCAGCCTCGAGGTCTCCGATGTCCGCGCCGACGACTACGCCTCCGGAACCCTGCTGTCGGTCACCTCGCCGTCGCTGTTCGGTGAGCCGCGCCTGGTCCGGGTCTCGGGTGTCGAGAAGTGCTCGGACTCCTTCCTCGCCGAGGCGATCTCATACCTCGCGGCGCCGCAGGAGGGAGCGACCGTCGTGCTCCGACACACCGGAGCGACGGTTCGCGGCAAGAAGCTGCTCGACGCGATCCGCGCCGGCACGGGCGGCGGTGTCGAGATCGCCTGCCCCGCCGTCAAGCGCGACAGCGATCGCTTCGACTTCGCGGCCGGCGAGTTCCAGGCCGCGAAGAAGCGCATCGCGCCCATCGCCCTCCGCACCCTCGTGTCGGCGTTCGCCGATGACCTCACCGAGCTCGCGGCCGCCTGTCAGCAGCTCGTCGCCGACGTGCCCGGTGACATCACCGAGCAGGTCGTCGAGCGCTACTACGGAGGGCGGGTGGAGACCTCGGCCTTCACGGTCGCCGACACGGCCATCGCGGGCCGCTACGGCGACGCCCTCATCGCGCTGAGGCACGCGCTCGCCTCGGGGGCGGATCCGGTGCCGCTCGTGGCGGCGATCGCGATGAAGCTGCGGACGATGGCGCGGGTCGCGGGCAGTCGCGAGTCGTCGGTCGCCGTCGCATCGCGGCTCGGGCTGAAGGACTGGCAGGTCGACCGGGCCCGTCGCGATCTGGTCGGGTGGTCCGAGTACTCGCTGGGCATGGCTATCCAGGCCGCCGCCCGTGCCGACGCGGAGGTGAAGGGCGCCTCGCGCGACCCGGTGTTCTCGCTCGAACGCCTTGTGACGGTCATCGCGACGCGAGCGCCGTACGGCTCCTGA
- the rpsT gene encoding 30S ribosomal protein S20, with protein MANIKSQIKRNKTNEKAHERNKAVKSELKTLVRQTREAIAAGDKAAAEKSLSKATRKLDKAVSKGVIHRNQAANRKSAISKQVAAL; from the coding sequence GTGGCGAACATCAAGTCGCAGATCAAGCGCAACAAGACCAACGAGAAGGCGCACGAGCGCAACAAGGCCGTCAAGAGCGAGCTGAAGACGCTCGTCCGCCAGACCCGCGAGGCGATCGCAGCCGGTGACAAGGCCGCTGCCGAGAAGTCGCTCTCGAAGGCGACCCGCAAGCTCGACAAGGCCGTGAGCAAGGGCGTCATCCACCGGAACCAGGCGGCGAACCGCAAGTCGGCGATCTCGAAGCAGGTCGCGGCGCTCTGA
- a CDS encoding alpha/beta hydrolase yields MTVQVVLVHGIRTSATMWRAQVEHLERRGNPVTAVDLPGHGSRRAEDFTLDGAFATIDEAVRAAAEQGPVLLSGHSMGGLLGIEYVGAEIPPPVAGFIAVSCTAVPRGVGLAAYRMLARGFDSLPDRGMWLTDRMLDRILPAETRADFGAGGYALDAQDVALRSLSVLDLLAALGRIDVPLWFVNGQYDQLRVSERLFLRVAPQAELIVVPRTTHHVTVMRPEVFNAVLELALATLEASGSASAGG; encoded by the coding sequence ATGACAGTCCAGGTGGTGCTCGTGCACGGCATCCGGACGTCGGCGACCATGTGGCGCGCGCAGGTGGAGCATCTCGAGCGGCGCGGCAATCCGGTGACGGCGGTCGATCTTCCCGGACACGGCAGCCGGAGGGCCGAGGACTTCACCCTCGACGGCGCCTTCGCCACCATCGACGAGGCCGTCCGGGCGGCCGCCGAGCAAGGTCCGGTGCTGCTGTCGGGCCATTCGATGGGCGGACTGCTGGGCATCGAGTACGTCGGCGCCGAGATCCCGCCCCCCGTCGCCGGCTTCATCGCGGTCTCCTGCACGGCCGTCCCGCGCGGGGTGGGCCTCGCCGCCTATCGCATGCTCGCGCGCGGCTTCGATTCGCTCCCTGACCGCGGGATGTGGCTCACCGATCGGATGCTCGACCGCATCCTGCCGGCGGAGACCCGCGCCGACTTCGGCGCGGGCGGCTACGCCCTGGACGCGCAGGACGTGGCCCTTCGCAGCCTCTCGGTCCTCGATCTGCTCGCGGCGCTCGGTCGGATCGACGTGCCGCTGTGGTTCGTCAACGGGCAGTACGACCAGCTCCGCGTCAGCGAGCGGCTCTTCCTGCGGGTGGCTCCCCAGGCCGAGCTCATCGTTGTGCCGCGGACCACGCATCACGTCACGGTGATGCGTCCCGAGGTCTTCAACGCCGTCCTCGAGCTGGCGCTGGCGACGCTCGAGGCTTCGGGGAGCGCGTCAGCAGGCGGCTGA
- a CDS encoding aminotransferase class I/II-fold pyridoxal phosphate-dependent enzyme yields the protein MPRLADHILGMPGSGVRHILEQALRLDDAIILAVGEPGEEPAPAIREAAAAAWREGHVRYGPNGGIAPLRRAIVDRLDQANGVRVDVEQVWVTVGATQALHQAMSLTLAPGDEVLVPDPGYTTFTMNAHMLAAVPVPYALSPERGFQPDLAQLEALVTDRTRLLIVNSPSNPLGSTFEPSTIQALLDFAARHDLWVLSDECYEAFTYGIPHVSPASLDADDRVFSVFSTSKTYAMTGARVGWLVTPRGFSATMLRVQESAISCVDMPAQHAALEAITGSQDHVRAAAAHYRENLVAATALLDERGLTYLAPTGAFYLWIDVSHATDGDVAAWAERFLHEHRVAVAPGSAFGRTGEGWIRVCCAARRDDLLEGLGRLPAPGA from the coding sequence ATGCCACGCCTCGCGGACCACATCCTCGGCATGCCGGGCTCCGGTGTCCGGCACATCCTCGAGCAGGCGCTGCGACTGGACGACGCGATCATCCTCGCCGTCGGCGAGCCGGGGGAGGAGCCTGCGCCGGCGATCCGGGAAGCAGCGGCGGCGGCCTGGCGGGAGGGGCACGTCCGCTACGGCCCCAACGGGGGCATCGCGCCGCTGCGCCGCGCGATCGTCGACCGGCTCGACCAGGCGAACGGCGTGCGGGTCGACGTGGAGCAGGTCTGGGTGACCGTCGGCGCCACGCAGGCGCTGCACCAGGCGATGAGCCTCACGCTCGCGCCCGGCGACGAGGTGCTCGTGCCGGACCCCGGCTATACGACCTTCACGATGAACGCCCACATGCTGGCCGCCGTGCCCGTTCCCTACGCACTGAGCCCCGAGAGGGGCTTCCAGCCCGACCTGGCCCAGCTCGAGGCCCTCGTCACCGACCGCACGCGGCTGCTCATCGTCAACTCGCCGTCGAATCCGCTCGGGTCGACCTTCGAGCCGTCGACGATCCAGGCACTGCTCGACTTCGCTGCACGGCACGACCTGTGGGTGCTCAGCGACGAGTGCTACGAGGCCTTCACCTACGGCATCCCGCACGTGAGCCCCGCCTCGCTCGACGCCGACGACCGCGTCTTCTCGGTCTTCTCGACGTCGAAGACGTACGCCATGACGGGTGCGCGCGTCGGATGGCTCGTGACGCCGAGAGGCTTCTCGGCGACCATGCTGCGCGTGCAGGAGTCCGCCATCTCGTGCGTCGACATGCCCGCGCAGCACGCGGCGCTGGAAGCGATCACGGGTTCCCAGGACCACGTGCGCGCGGCGGCCGCGCACTACCGCGAGAACCTCGTCGCCGCGACGGCGCTCCTCGACGAGCGCGGGCTGACGTACCTCGCCCCGACGGGGGCCTTCTACCTCTGGATCGACGTCTCGCACGCGACGGACGGGGATGTCGCGGCCTGGGCCGAGCGATTCCTCCACGAGCACCGGGTCGCCGTGGCACCGGGCAGCGCCTTCGGCCGCACGGGTGAGGGATGGATCCGCGTCTGCTGCGCGGCGCGCCGCGACGACCTGCTGGAGGGCCTCGGGCGACTGCCCGCACCCGGGGCATGA
- the lepA gene encoding translation elongation factor 4 — MSPRALKPLEPSATAPEAIRNFCIIAHIDHGKSTLADRMLQITGVVAERDMRAQYLDRMDIERERGITIKSQAVRMPWGAVDPATGSATTFALNMIDTPGHVDFTYEVSRSLAACEGAILLVDAAQGIEAQTLANLYLALENDLHIIPVLNKIDLPAADPDRFAKELANLIGGDPDDVLRVSGKTGQGVEELLDRIVRDIPSPKGNADAPARAMIFDSVYDAYRGVVTYVRMVDGKLEPRERIQMMSTRATHELLEIGVSSPEPTPTRGLGVGEVGYLITGVKDVRQSKVGDTITNQRKPASEALAGYTDPKPMVFSGIYPIDGSDYADLREALDKLKLSDASLQYEPETSVALGFGFRCGFLGLLHLEIITERLSREFDLDLITTAPSVIYEVLTDTGEHVTVTNPSEYPDGRVASVSEPVVKAAILLPKDYVGTVMELCQGRRGQLLGMEYFSEERVELRYNMPLGEIVFDFFDQLKSRTQGYASLDYEPAGSQEADLVKVDILLQGDKVDAFSSIVHRDKAYAYGTMMTERLRKLIPRQQFEVPIQAAIGARIIARENIRAMRKDVLAKCYGGDITRKRKLLEKQKEGKKRMKMVGRVEVPQEAFIAALSGDVEGKQK; from the coding sequence ATGTCCCCGCGCGCCCTGAAGCCCCTCGAGCCGTCCGCCACGGCTCCCGAGGCGATCCGCAACTTCTGCATCATCGCCCACATCGACCATGGCAAGTCGACCCTCGCCGACCGCATGCTGCAGATCACCGGCGTCGTCGCGGAGCGCGACATGCGCGCCCAGTACCTGGACCGCATGGACATCGAGCGTGAGCGCGGCATCACGATCAAGAGCCAGGCCGTGCGCATGCCGTGGGGCGCCGTCGACCCCGCCACGGGCTCGGCGACCACGTTCGCGCTGAACATGATCGACACCCCCGGCCACGTCGACTTCACGTACGAGGTCTCACGCTCGCTCGCGGCATGCGAGGGCGCCATCCTCCTCGTCGACGCGGCACAGGGCATCGAGGCGCAGACGCTCGCGAACCTCTACCTCGCTCTCGAGAACGACCTGCACATCATCCCGGTCCTCAACAAGATCGACCTCCCCGCCGCCGACCCCGACCGGTTCGCGAAGGAGCTGGCGAACCTCATCGGCGGCGACCCGGACGACGTGCTGCGCGTGAGCGGCAAGACCGGGCAGGGTGTCGAGGAGCTGCTCGACCGGATCGTGCGCGACATCCCGAGCCCGAAGGGGAACGCGGACGCCCCGGCGCGCGCCATGATCTTCGACTCCGTCTACGACGCCTACCGCGGGGTCGTGACCTACGTCCGCATGGTCGACGGCAAGCTCGAGCCGCGCGAGCGCATCCAGATGATGTCGACGAGGGCGACGCACGAGCTGCTCGAGATCGGGGTCTCGAGCCCGGAGCCGACCCCGACGAGGGGCCTCGGCGTCGGCGAGGTGGGCTACCTCATCACCGGCGTCAAGGACGTGCGCCAGTCGAAGGTGGGCGACACGATCACCAACCAGCGGAAGCCGGCGTCGGAGGCTCTCGCCGGCTACACCGACCCCAAGCCGATGGTCTTCTCCGGGATCTACCCGATCGACGGCAGCGACTACGCCGACCTCCGCGAAGCACTCGACAAGCTGAAGCTCTCGGACGCCTCGCTCCAATACGAGCCCGAGACGTCGGTGGCGCTCGGCTTCGGCTTCCGCTGCGGCTTCCTCGGCCTGCTCCACCTCGAGATCATCACCGAGCGCCTCTCGCGAGAGTTCGACCTCGACCTCATCACGACGGCGCCGAGCGTCATCTACGAGGTGCTCACCGACACGGGGGAGCACGTCACCGTGACCAACCCCAGCGAGTACCCGGACGGGCGCGTCGCCTCGGTGTCCGAGCCCGTCGTCAAGGCGGCGATCCTCCTGCCGAAGGACTACGTCGGCACTGTCATGGAGCTCTGCCAGGGCCGGCGCGGCCAGCTGCTGGGCATGGAGTACTTCAGCGAGGAGCGCGTGGAGCTGCGCTACAACATGCCGCTCGGCGAGATCGTGTTCGACTTCTTCGATCAGCTCAAGAGCCGCACCCAGGGCTACGCGAGTCTCGACTACGAGCCCGCAGGCTCGCAGGAAGCGGATCTCGTCAAGGTCGACATCCTGCTCCAGGGCGACAAGGTGGATGCCTTCAGCTCGATCGTCCACCGAGACAAGGCTTACGCCTACGGCACGATGATGACCGAGCGCCTGCGCAAGCTCATCCCGCGCCAGCAGTTCGAAGTGCCGATCCAGGCCGCCATCGGCGCGCGCATCATCGCGCGCGAGAACATCCGGGCCATGCGCAAGGACGTCCTCGCCAAGTGCTACGGCGGCGACATCACGCGGAAGCGGAAGCTCCTCGAGAAGCAGAAGGAGGGCAAGAAGCGCATGAAGATGGTCGGCCGCGTCGAGGTCCCCCAGGAGGCGTTCATCGCCGCCCTCTCAGGGGATGTCGAGGGCAAGCAGAAGTAG
- a CDS encoding DUF1990 family protein: MRRGTFKDETVDYAAVGATQAPDLMQYPPERSTPAEESWRLGSGETRFRSASEALLSWVAQKGAGLTVKDVRPASGPMYSGVSFDAEGNPVAPSSSEVEQRFDADGTPFVAAGTTIVVEGRVQGCNADGELRVIFAIEEPRRVGFALGTVGGSVVSGEESFMIEWHENDEVWFTVRAFDRPVSLLYRVLPALVRRRRRELFTRYLRAISPLYATPA; encoded by the coding sequence ATGCGCCGCGGAACGTTCAAGGACGAGACCGTCGACTACGCCGCCGTCGGGGCGACGCAGGCGCCGGACCTCATGCAGTACCCGCCGGAGCGCAGCACTCCCGCCGAGGAGTCCTGGCGCCTGGGCAGCGGCGAGACGCGCTTCCGGTCGGCGAGCGAAGCACTGCTGTCGTGGGTGGCCCAGAAGGGCGCCGGTCTCACGGTCAAGGACGTTCGTCCGGCATCCGGTCCCATGTACTCGGGGGTCAGCTTCGACGCGGAGGGGAACCCCGTCGCGCCGAGCAGCAGCGAGGTCGAACAGCGCTTCGATGCCGACGGGACCCCCTTCGTCGCGGCCGGCACGACGATCGTCGTGGAGGGGCGGGTCCAGGGCTGCAACGCCGACGGCGAGCTGCGCGTCATCTTCGCGATCGAGGAGCCGCGCCGCGTCGGCTTCGCGCTCGGGACGGTCGGCGGATCGGTGGTCAGCGGCGAGGAGTCGTTCATGATCGAGTGGCACGAGAACGACGAGGTGTGGTTCACCGTGCGCGCCTTCGACCGTCCGGTCTCGCTCCTGTACCGGGTGCTGCCGGCGCTCGTGCGGCGCCGCCGTCGCGAGCTGTTCACGCGCTACCTGCGGGCCATCTCGCCGCTGTACGCGACCCCCGCCTGA
- the hemW gene encoding radical SAM family heme chaperone HemW, protein MGSALPIGEAAPADGALPAEVRADPDTPFGVYLHVPFCRVRCGYCDFNTYTSGELRGARQDEYADTLLQEVALAERVLADSGPLRPAATVFFGGGTPTLLPPGDLGRMLDGVRSAFGIQPDAEVTVEANPDTVTDSVAAELAASGVTRLSIGMQSSVPHVLRALDRTHDPLNVASAVAAARASELDVSLDLIYGAPGESLVDWRRSLETAIALEPDHVSAYALIIEDGTKLARQIRRGEVPAPDDDLQADMYELADELLAAGGYDWYEVSNWSTHARHRSRHNLAYWQGHDWWGFGPGAHSHVGGVRFWNVKHPAAYAQRLALGESPAAGRERPDAAARALESVLLRTRIREGMPIADLLGEGRHAVATLIADGLIEGPAALRGRIVLTRRGRLLADAVVRALTD, encoded by the coding sequence ATGGGCTCGGCCCTTCCGATCGGCGAGGCCGCTCCCGCGGACGGAGCGCTCCCCGCCGAGGTCCGCGCGGATCCCGACACGCCGTTCGGGGTCTACCTGCACGTGCCCTTCTGCCGCGTGCGCTGCGGCTATTGCGACTTCAACACCTACACCTCCGGCGAGCTGCGCGGCGCGCGGCAGGACGAGTACGCCGACACCCTCCTGCAGGAGGTGGCGCTCGCCGAGCGCGTGCTCGCGGATTCCGGCCCGCTCCGGCCCGCCGCGACCGTGTTCTTCGGCGGCGGGACGCCGACCCTCCTGCCGCCCGGCGATCTCGGGCGCATGCTCGACGGCGTGCGCTCCGCGTTCGGCATCCAGCCGGACGCGGAGGTGACGGTCGAGGCGAATCCCGACACGGTCACCGACTCGGTCGCGGCCGAGCTCGCGGCATCCGGCGTCACGCGCCTGTCGATCGGCATGCAGTCCTCGGTCCCGCATGTCCTCCGCGCGCTCGACCGGACCCACGACCCCCTCAACGTCGCATCCGCCGTCGCCGCTGCGCGCGCGAGCGAGCTGGACGTGAGCCTGGACCTCATCTACGGCGCCCCGGGCGAGTCCCTCGTCGACTGGCGGCGATCGCTCGAGACGGCGATCGCCCTCGAGCCCGACCACGTCTCGGCGTACGCGCTCATCATCGAGGACGGGACCAAGCTCGCCCGCCAGATCCGTCGCGGCGAGGTGCCGGCCCCGGACGACGACCTGCAGGCCGACATGTACGAGCTCGCGGACGAGCTTCTGGCCGCAGGGGGCTACGACTGGTACGAGGTCTCCAACTGGTCCACGCATGCGCGGCACCGTTCCCGCCACAACCTCGCGTACTGGCAGGGTCACGACTGGTGGGGCTTCGGCCCCGGGGCCCACAGTCATGTCGGCGGCGTCCGGTTCTGGAACGTGAAGCACCCGGCTGCCTACGCGCAGCGACTCGCGCTCGGCGAGTCTCCCGCGGCAGGACGGGAGCGACCGGATGCCGCGGCCCGCGCCCTCGAGAGCGTGCTGCTGCGCACCCGCATCCGGGAGGGCATGCCGATCGCCGACCTTCTCGGCGAGGGCCGTCATGCGGTCGCGACCCTCATCGCCGACGGGCTCATCGAAGGCCCCGCCGCGCTCCGCGGGCGGATCGTCCTCACCCGGCGCGGGCGGCTTCTCGCCGACGCCGTCGTGCGCGCGCTGACCGACTGA